The proteins below are encoded in one region of Homo sapiens chromosome 2, GRCh38.p14 Primary Assembly:
- the FER1L5 gene encoding fer-1-like protein 5 isoform X18 codes for MAEFTHSSSRAGMMMGCKSQGPGSRCKLCCLWAVWPCASHRTSLSLTCFICWEYGVGIPPSGLPQVWSPVEKTYHSCRRRRWARVRFRNHGELSHEQETLSFLQLGLAKGEEEGWEYDTFGSKFHLNPQPQSRFRRRCWRRRLAPNKDKGIAPIFLLEGSLAMDLKYHAGKEEDSKTWPWGLDRQFRDPQRQDTRPPNLPFIYCTFNKPHYYQLFCYIYQARNLVSNQILTFQGPFIRVVFLNHSQCTQTLRSSAGPTWAQTLIFQHLLLYENPQDTKESPPLVVLELWQRDFWGKESLWGRSVWPPMVWLDLQDRILPPMRWHPLVKELGKEEGEILASCELILQTEKLGEKQLPILSVPWKNGAYTLPKSIQPTIKRMAIEILAWGLRNMKKASSPQLLVEFGEESLRTEPIRDFQTNPNFPESESVLVLTVLMPTEEAYALPLVVKVVDNWAFGQQTVTGQANIDFLQPYFCDPWAQDYMHPKLPTLSEKKHQDFLGYLYRKFWFKSSKAEDEYEHEVDWWSKLFWATDEHKSLKYKYKDYHTLKVYECELEAVPAFQGLQDFCQTFKLYQEQPKLDSPVVGEFKGLFRIYPFPENPEAPKPPLQFLVWPEREDFPQPCLVRVYMVRAINLQPQDYNGLCDPYVILKLGKTELGNRDMYQPNTLDPIFGMMFELTCNIPLEKDLEIQLYDFDLFSPDDKIGTTVIDLENRLLSGFGAHCGLSKSYCQSGPFRWRDQMPPSYLLERYAKRKGLPPPLFSPEEDAVFYNGKKFKLQSFEPKTPTVHGLGPKKERLALYLLHTQGLVPEHVETRTLYSHSQPGIDQGKVQMWVDIFPKKLGPPGPQVNINPRKPKRKASEHSGHRYELRCIIWKTANVDLVDDNLSREKTSDIYIKGWLYGLEKDMQKTDIHYHSLTGEADFNWRFIFTMDYLAAERTCVQSQKDYIWSLDATSMKFPARLIIQVWDNDIFSPDDFLGVLELDLSDMPLPARHAKQCSIRMMDADPKWPYFIQYKHFSLFKKKTVTGWWPCQVLDGGKWRLSGKVKMSLEILSEKEALIKPAGRGQSEPNQYPTLHPPLRTNTSFTWLRSPVQNFCYIFWKRYRFKLIAFMVISIIALMLFNFIYSAPHYLAMSWIKPQLQLYPPIKIFNIINSLNTSNASSSILPTQDPNLKPTIDHEWKLHPGPTNHLSDIFPELPAPGD; via the exons ATGGCTGAATTCACCCACAGCAGCTCCAGGGCAGGAATGATGATGGGCTGCAAGTCTCAAGGTCCGGGCTCAAGATGCAAGCTTTGCTGCTTATGGGCTGTGTGGCCTTGTGCGAGTCACAGgacttctctgagtctcacctGCTTCATTT GCTGGGAGTATGGAGTGGGGATCCCACCGTCGGGCCTGCCCCAGGTCTGGAGCCCGGTGGAGAAGACCTACCACTCGTGCCGCCGCCGGCGCTGGGCGCGTGTGCGCTTCAGGAACCATGGGGAGCTGAGCCACGAGCAGGAGACCCTCTCCTTCCTGCAGCTG GGCCTGGCCAAGGGCGAGGAGGAGGGCTGGGAGTATGACACCTTCGGCTCCAAGTTCCACCTCAACCCTCAGCCCCAGAGCCGGTTCCGCCGCCGCTGCTGGCGCCGCAGGCTGGCCCCCAACAAGGACAAGGGCATCGCGCCCATATTCCTCCTGGAGGGGTCCTTG GCTATGGATCTGAAATACCACGCTGGGAAGGAAGAGGACAGCAAGACATGGCCATGGGGTCTGGACAGACAGTTCAGGGACCCCCAGAGGCAGGACACCCGGCCCCCCAACTTGCCCTTCATCTACTGCACCTTCAATA AGCCCCACTACTACCAGCTCTTCTGCTACATCTACCAGGCCCGGAACCTGGTGTCCAATCAGATCCTGACATTCCAAG GGCCCTTCATTCGGGTGGTCTTCCTGAACCACAGCCAGTGCACCCAAACCCTGAGGAGCTCTGCAGGCCCCACATGGGCCCAGACACTCATCTTCCAGCACCTCCTTCTGTACGAGAACCCACAGGACACCAAAGAGAGCCCACCGCTTGTGGTGCTGGAGCTGTGGCAGCGTGACTTCTGG GGCAAGGAGAGCTTGTGGGGACGGAGCGTGTGGCCCCCAATGGTCTGGCTGGATCTCCAGGACCGGATCCTGCCCCCCATGAGGTGGCATCCCCTTGTAAAGGAGTTGGGGAAGGAAGAGGGCGAGATCTTGGCATCCTGTGAGCTGATCCTCCAGACTGAG AAGCTTGGAGAGAAGCAGCTGCCTATCTTAAGCGTTCCCTGGAAGAATGGGGCATACACACTCCCCAAGAGCATCCAGCCCACGATAAAGAGGATGGCCATTGAG ATCCTGGCCTGGGGCCTTCGGAACATGAAGAAGGCGAGCTCCCCCCAGCTCCTGGTGGAATTCGGGGAAGAGTCCCTGAGGACAGAACCCATCAGGGACTTTCAGACCAACCCCAACTTCCCCGAGTCTGAGTCTGTCCTAGTCCTCACAGTG CTCATGCCGACGGAGGAGGCCTATGCACTGCCCCTCGTGGTGAAGGTGGTAGACAACTGGGCCTTCGGCCAGCAGACCGTGACGGGCCAGGCCAACATCGACTTCCTCCAGCCCTACTTCTGTGACCCCTGGGCTCAAGACTATATGCACCCAAAGCTTCCAA CGCTGTCTGAGAAGAAGCACCAAGAC TTCCTAGGCTACCTCTACAGAAAGTTCTGGTTCAAGTCCAGTAAAGCAGAG GATGAGTATGAGCATGAGGTGGACTGGTGGAGCAAGCTGTTCTGGGCCACAGATGAGCACAAGTCCCTGAAGTACAAGTACAAAGACTACCACACCCTCAAG GTGTATGAGTGTGAGCTGGAGGCCGTGCCAGCCTTCCAGGGCCTGCAGGACTTCTGCCAGACCTTCAAACTCTACCAGGAGCAGCCCAAGTTGGACAGCCCCGTGGTAGGGGAGTTCAAG GGCCTTTTCCGCATCTACCCCTTTCCTGAGAATCCAGAAGCCCCAAAGCCCCCGCTGCAGTTCTTGGTTTGGCCAGAGAGAGAGGACTTCCCCCAGCCGTGCTTGGTGCGGGTGTACATGGTACGAGCCATCAACCTGCAGCCCCAGGACTACAATGGCCTG TGTGACCCTTATGTGATCCTGAAACTGGGCAAGACAGAGCTTGGCAACCGGGACATGTACCAGCCCAACACTCTGGATCCCATCTTTGGCAT GATGTTTGAACTCACCTGCAACATACCCCTGGAGAAGGACCTAGAGATCCAGCTCTATGACTTCGACCTATTTTCACCTGATGATAAGATAGGAACCACAGTCATCGACCTTGAAAACCGACTCCTATCTGGCTTTGGAGCTCATTGTGGGCTCTCCAAATCCTACTGCCA GTCAGGGCCCTTTAGATGGCGGGATCAGATGCCCCCAAGCTACCTCCTAGAACGCTATGCCAAGCGGAAAGGGCTACCTCCGCCTCTGTTCAGTCCTGAGGAAGatgctgttttctataatggGAAAAAGTTCAAGCTGCAAAGCTTTG AGCCCAAAACCCCTACTGTTCATGGTTTGGGACCCAAGAAGGAACGCCTTGCACTGTACCTCCTGCACACCCAGGGGCTGGTACCTGAGCACGTGGAGACCCGCACACTGTACAGCCACAGCCAGCCAGGCATCGACCAG GGAAAGGTGCAAATGTGGGTGGACATCTTCCCCAAGAAGCTGGGGCCTCCTGGCCCCCAAGTCAACATCAACCCCAGAAAGCCTAAACG CAAAGCCTCAGAGCACAGTGGCCACAGGTATGAGCTGCGATGCATCATCTGGAAGACTGCCAATGTGGACCTGGTGGATGACAATTTAAGTAGAGAGAAGACGAGCGACATCTACATCAAAGG GTGGTTATACGGGCTGGAGAAGGACATGCAGAAGACAGACATCCACTACCACTCGCTGACTGGGGAGGCCGACTTCAACTGGCGGTTCATCTTTACCATGGACTACCTGGCGGCGGAGCGCACGTGTGTCCAGAGCCAGAAG GATTACATATGGAGCCTGGATGCCACGTCCATGAAGTTCCCAGCCCGACTTATCATCCAGGTCTGGGACAATGACATCTTCTCCCCCGACGACTTCCTAG GGGTCCTGGAGCTGGATTTGTCTGACATGCCCCTCCCGGCTCGGCACGCCAAGCAGTGCTCCATCAGGATGATGGACGCCGACCCCAAGTGGCCCTATTTCATCCAATACAAGCACTTCTCCCTCTTTAAGAAGAAGACTGTGACTGGCTGGTGGCCTTGCCAGGTCCTCGATGGTGGCAAATGGCGCTTGTCG GGCAAGGTGAAGATGAGCCTGGAGATTCTGTCAGAGAAGGAAGCCTTAATCAAGCCAGCCGGGCGAGGCCAGTCGGAACCCAACCAGTACCCCACACTTCATCCTCCCCT ACGCACCAACACCTCTTTCACGTGGCTGCGGTCACCAGTTCAAAACTTCTGCTATATTTTCTGGAAACGCTATCGCTTCAAACTCATAGCCTTTATGGTCATATCGATTATAGCACTTATGCTGTTTAACTTCATCTATTCAGCTCCG CACTATTTGGCCATGAGCTGGATCAAACCTCAACTTCAGCTGTATCCTCccattaaaatattcaatatcatCAATTCACTAAACACCAGCAACGCCAGCTCTTCCATCCTTCCCACCCAGGATCCAAACCTAAAGCCTACAATAGACCATGAGTGGAAACTCCACCCAGGACCCACAAATCACCTGAGTGATATTTTCCCAGAACTTCCAGCCCCAGGAGACTAA
- the FER1L5 gene encoding fer-1-like protein 5 isoform X13 — protein sequence MQEWGRGWQQKQEGLIQWTGGPRKHLKHQNRQKYGLCVIFLSCTMMPNFKELIHFEVSIGHYGNKMDLNYKPLVSSTPYSPVIYDGNIYHYVPWYNTKPVVAVTSNWEDVSFRMNCLNLLHFTRDRLKANLDTLKSTRNPKDPALLYQWEKLLRELAEDCKRPLPCMTYQPKATSLDRKRWQLRSLLLQELAQKAKQAKPKDMVATAEDWLYRLNTVLPEPQMGLPDVMIWLVAKEQRVAYAQVPAHSVLFSPAGALHSGRLCGKIQTLFLQYPEGEGQKDVLPAHLRVCMWLGNVTDSKDLQLLRQGDTAVYAEMYENQAKYKDQWGQQGLYHCPNFSDVMGNKTLPMTDFQPPLGWHWQDSWTVEPQRRLLLDIDINKSQVLEEVYENQGRDTRGAWGPAAIPNTDVNGQPMEARENVKCPQGWHFKKDWVVELNHAVDSKGWEYGVGIPPSGLPQVWSPVEKTYHSCRRRRWARVRFRNHGELSHEQETLSFLQLGLAKGEEEGWEYDTFGSKFHLNPQPQSRFRRRCWRRRLAPNKDKGIAPIFLLEGSLAMDLKYHAGKEEDSKTWPWGLDRQFRDPQRQDTRPPNLPFIYCTFNKPHYYQLFCYIYQARNLVSNQILTFQGPFIRVVFLNHSQCTQTLRSSAGPTWAQTLIFQHLLLYENPQDTKESPPLVVLELWQRDFWGKESLWGRSVWPPMVWLDLQDRILPPMRWHPLVKELGKEEGEILASCELILQTEKLGEKQLPILSVPWKNGAYTLPKSIQPTIKRMAIEILAWGLRNMKKASSPQLLVEFGEESLRTEPIRDFQTNPNFPESESVLVLTVLMPTEEAYALPLVVKVVDNWAFGQQTVTGQANIDFLQPYFCDPWAQDYMHPKLPTLSEKKHQDFLGYLYRKFWFKSSKAEDEYEHEVDWWSKLFWATDEHKSLKYKYKDYHTLKVYECELEAVPAFQGLQDFCQTFKLYQEQPKLDSPVVGEFKGLFRIYPFPENPEAPKPPLQFLVWPEREDFPQPCLVRVYMVRAINLQPQDYNGLCDPYVILKLGKTELGNRDMYQPNTLDPIFGMMFELTCNIPLEKDLEIQLYDFDLFSPDDKIGTTVIDLENRLLSGFGAHCGLSKSYCQSGPFRWRDQMPPSYLLERYAKRKGLPPPLFSPEEDAVFYNGKKFKLQSFEPKTPTVHGLGPKKERLALYLLHTQGLVPEHVETRTLYSHSQPGIDQGKVQMWVDIFPKKLGPPGPQVNINPRKPKRKASEHSGHRYELRCIIWKTANVDLVDDNLSREKTSDIYIKGWLYGLEKDMQKTDIHYHSLTGEADFNWRFIFTMDYLAAERTCVQSQKDYIWSLDATSMKFPARLIIQVWDNDIFSPDDFLGVLELDLSDMPLPARHAKQCSIRMMDADPKWPYFIQYKHFSLFKKKTVTGWWPCQVLDGGKWRLSGKVKMSLEILSEKEALIKPAGRGQSEPNQYPTLHPPLRTNTSFTWLRSPVQNFCYIFWKRYRFKLIAFMVISIIALMLFNFIYSAPHYLAMSWIKPQLQLYPPIKIFNIINSLNTSNASSSILPTQDPNLKPTIDHEWKLHPGPTNHLSDIFPELPAPGD from the exons gGAACATCTACCATTATGTGCCCTGGTACAACACCAAGCCTGTCGTGGCCGTGACCTCCAACTGGGAGGACGTCAGCTTCCGCATGAACTGCCTCAACCTCCTCCACTTCACTCGGGACCGCCTG AAAGCCAACCTGGACACCCTGAAATCCACGCGGAATCCGAAGGATCCAGCTCTCCTCTACCAGTGGGAGAAACTGCTGAGGGAGCTGGCAGAGGACTGCAA GCGCCCTCTGCCCTGCATGACCTATCAGCCCAAAGCCACCAGCCTGGACAGGAAGAGGTGGCAGCTCCGCAGCCTCCTCCTGCAGGAACTGGCCCAAAAGGCCAAGCAAGCCAAGCCCAAGGACATGGTGGCCACAGCGGAGGACTGGCTGTACCGCCTCAACACCGTGCTCCCTGAG CCCCAGATGGGCCTCCCTGACGTGATGATTTGGCTGGTGGCCAAGGAGCAGCGAGTGGCCTATGCACAGGTGCCTGCCCACTCCGTCCTCTTCTCCCCGGCAGGGGCTCTGCACTCCGGCAGGCTCTGTGGGAAGATACAGACACTCTTCCTACAG TACCCAGAGGGTGAAGGACAGAAGGATGTGCTCCCAGCTCACCTCCGGGTCTGCATGTGGCTTGGCAATGTCACAGACAGCAAGGACCTGCAGCTGCTCCGCCAGGGTGACACAGCGGTGTACGCCGAGATG TATGagaatcaggccaagtataaagACCAGTGGGGGCAGCAGGGGCTGTATCACTGCCCCAACTTCTCGGATGTCATGGGGAACAAGACCCTCCCCATGACGGATTTCCAACCACCCCTGGGATGGCACTGGCAGGACAGCTGGACAGTGGAACCTCAGAGAAG GCTCCTCCTGGACATAGACATCAACAAGAGCCAGGTGCTGGAGGAGGTATATGAGAACCAGGGCCGTGACACCAGAGGGGCCTGGGGGCCTGCCGCCATCCCAAACACAGACGTG AATGGACAGCCCATGGAGGCCCGGGAGAACGTGAAGTGCCCCCAAGGCTGGCACTTTAAGAAGGACTGGGTGGTGGAGCTGAACCACGCAGTGGACAGTAAGG GCTGGGAGTATGGAGTGGGGATCCCACCGTCGGGCCTGCCCCAGGTCTGGAGCCCGGTGGAGAAGACCTACCACTCGTGCCGCCGCCGGCGCTGGGCGCGTGTGCGCTTCAGGAACCATGGGGAGCTGAGCCACGAGCAGGAGACCCTCTCCTTCCTGCAGCTG GGCCTGGCCAAGGGCGAGGAGGAGGGCTGGGAGTATGACACCTTCGGCTCCAAGTTCCACCTCAACCCTCAGCCCCAGAGCCGGTTCCGCCGCCGCTGCTGGCGCCGCAGGCTGGCCCCCAACAAGGACAAGGGCATCGCGCCCATATTCCTCCTGGAGGGGTCCTTG GCTATGGATCTGAAATACCACGCTGGGAAGGAAGAGGACAGCAAGACATGGCCATGGGGTCTGGACAGACAGTTCAGGGACCCCCAGAGGCAGGACACCCGGCCCCCCAACTTGCCCTTCATCTACTGCACCTTCAATA AGCCCCACTACTACCAGCTCTTCTGCTACATCTACCAGGCCCGGAACCTGGTGTCCAATCAGATCCTGACATTCCAAG GGCCCTTCATTCGGGTGGTCTTCCTGAACCACAGCCAGTGCACCCAAACCCTGAGGAGCTCTGCAGGCCCCACATGGGCCCAGACACTCATCTTCCAGCACCTCCTTCTGTACGAGAACCCACAGGACACCAAAGAGAGCCCACCGCTTGTGGTGCTGGAGCTGTGGCAGCGTGACTTCTGG GGCAAGGAGAGCTTGTGGGGACGGAGCGTGTGGCCCCCAATGGTCTGGCTGGATCTCCAGGACCGGATCCTGCCCCCCATGAGGTGGCATCCCCTTGTAAAGGAGTTGGGGAAGGAAGAGGGCGAGATCTTGGCATCCTGTGAGCTGATCCTCCAGACTGAG AAGCTTGGAGAGAAGCAGCTGCCTATCTTAAGCGTTCCCTGGAAGAATGGGGCATACACACTCCCCAAGAGCATCCAGCCCACGATAAAGAGGATGGCCATTGAG ATCCTGGCCTGGGGCCTTCGGAACATGAAGAAGGCGAGCTCCCCCCAGCTCCTGGTGGAATTCGGGGAAGAGTCCCTGAGGACAGAACCCATCAGGGACTTTCAGACCAACCCCAACTTCCCCGAGTCTGAGTCTGTCCTAGTCCTCACAGTG CTCATGCCGACGGAGGAGGCCTATGCACTGCCCCTCGTGGTGAAGGTGGTAGACAACTGGGCCTTCGGCCAGCAGACCGTGACGGGCCAGGCCAACATCGACTTCCTCCAGCCCTACTTCTGTGACCCCTGGGCTCAAGACTATATGCACCCAAAGCTTCCAA CGCTGTCTGAGAAGAAGCACCAAGAC TTCCTAGGCTACCTCTACAGAAAGTTCTGGTTCAAGTCCAGTAAAGCAGAG GATGAGTATGAGCATGAGGTGGACTGGTGGAGCAAGCTGTTCTGGGCCACAGATGAGCACAAGTCCCTGAAGTACAAGTACAAAGACTACCACACCCTCAAG GTGTATGAGTGTGAGCTGGAGGCCGTGCCAGCCTTCCAGGGCCTGCAGGACTTCTGCCAGACCTTCAAACTCTACCAGGAGCAGCCCAAGTTGGACAGCCCCGTGGTAGGGGAGTTCAAG GGCCTTTTCCGCATCTACCCCTTTCCTGAGAATCCAGAAGCCCCAAAGCCCCCGCTGCAGTTCTTGGTTTGGCCAGAGAGAGAGGACTTCCCCCAGCCGTGCTTGGTGCGGGTGTACATGGTACGAGCCATCAACCTGCAGCCCCAGGACTACAATGGCCTG TGTGACCCTTATGTGATCCTGAAACTGGGCAAGACAGAGCTTGGCAACCGGGACATGTACCAGCCCAACACTCTGGATCCCATCTTTGGCAT GATGTTTGAACTCACCTGCAACATACCCCTGGAGAAGGACCTAGAGATCCAGCTCTATGACTTCGACCTATTTTCACCTGATGATAAGATAGGAACCACAGTCATCGACCTTGAAAACCGACTCCTATCTGGCTTTGGAGCTCATTGTGGGCTCTCCAAATCCTACTGCCA GTCAGGGCCCTTTAGATGGCGGGATCAGATGCCCCCAAGCTACCTCCTAGAACGCTATGCCAAGCGGAAAGGGCTACCTCCGCCTCTGTTCAGTCCTGAGGAAGatgctgttttctataatggGAAAAAGTTCAAGCTGCAAAGCTTTG AGCCCAAAACCCCTACTGTTCATGGTTTGGGACCCAAGAAGGAACGCCTTGCACTGTACCTCCTGCACACCCAGGGGCTGGTACCTGAGCACGTGGAGACCCGCACACTGTACAGCCACAGCCAGCCAGGCATCGACCAG GGAAAGGTGCAAATGTGGGTGGACATCTTCCCCAAGAAGCTGGGGCCTCCTGGCCCCCAAGTCAACATCAACCCCAGAAAGCCTAAACG CAAAGCCTCAGAGCACAGTGGCCACAGGTATGAGCTGCGATGCATCATCTGGAAGACTGCCAATGTGGACCTGGTGGATGACAATTTAAGTAGAGAGAAGACGAGCGACATCTACATCAAAGG GTGGTTATACGGGCTGGAGAAGGACATGCAGAAGACAGACATCCACTACCACTCGCTGACTGGGGAGGCCGACTTCAACTGGCGGTTCATCTTTACCATGGACTACCTGGCGGCGGAGCGCACGTGTGTCCAGAGCCAGAAG GATTACATATGGAGCCTGGATGCCACGTCCATGAAGTTCCCAGCCCGACTTATCATCCAGGTCTGGGACAATGACATCTTCTCCCCCGACGACTTCCTAG GGGTCCTGGAGCTGGATTTGTCTGACATGCCCCTCCCGGCTCGGCACGCCAAGCAGTGCTCCATCAGGATGATGGACGCCGACCCCAAGTGGCCCTATTTCATCCAATACAAGCACTTCTCCCTCTTTAAGAAGAAGACTGTGACTGGCTGGTGGCCTTGCCAGGTCCTCGATGGTGGCAAATGGCGCTTGTCG GGCAAGGTGAAGATGAGCCTGGAGATTCTGTCAGAGAAGGAAGCCTTAATCAAGCCAGCCGGGCGAGGCCAGTCGGAACCCAACCAGTACCCCACACTTCATCCTCCCCT ACGCACCAACACCTCTTTCACGTGGCTGCGGTCACCAGTTCAAAACTTCTGCTATATTTTCTGGAAACGCTATCGCTTCAAACTCATAGCCTTTATGGTCATATCGATTATAGCACTTATGCTGTTTAACTTCATCTATTCAGCTCCG CACTATTTGGCCATGAGCTGGATCAAACCTCAACTTCAGCTGTATCCTCccattaaaatattcaatatcatCAATTCACTAAACACCAGCAACGCCAGCTCTTCCATCCTTCCCACCCAGGATCCAAACCTAAAGCCTACAATAGACCATGAGTGGAAACTCCACCCAGGACCCACAAATCACCTGAGTGATATTTTCCCAGAACTTCCAGCCCCAGGAGACTAA